In Vibrio bathopelagicus, the following are encoded in one genomic region:
- a CDS encoding SulP family inorganic anion transporter → MFEFPQFSKHSVKNDVLSGLTVALALVPEAVAFAFVAGVDPMVGLYAAFIVGLITSVFGGRPGMISGATGAMAVVMVSLVATHGVQYLFAAVMLAGLLQIAAGVFKLGKFIRIVPHPVMIGFVNGLAIVIFLAQLGQFKAPDVTGALTWLPSGQMTLMLGLVALTMGIIHFLPKLTTAVPSSLVAIVTVTALVVGLDLETRTVVDFLRTMSGDEAATLAGSLPTFSIPAVPVSFETLQIILPYAIILAAIGLIESLLTLTVLDEMTNTRGQSNRECVGQGMANVTCSVFGAMGGCAMIGQSMINVNSGGRGRLSGIVAAVALLMFILFGSALIEMIPLAALVGVMFMVVIGTFEWATFKLARRVPKQDFFVIVLVTVVTVLTDLAVAVGVGVVASALMFAWQHAKHIYADTSVNAEGSKEYKVNGPIFFGSTANFLELFDSYNDPQDVIVDFANSRVTDHSAIEAIDTIADRYAALGKTLHLRHLSQDCVAMLHKAGSLVEANVAEDPIYKVMSK, encoded by the coding sequence ATGTTCGAATTCCCACAATTTTCAAAGCACTCTGTAAAAAATGATGTGCTTTCAGGTCTAACAGTAGCCCTAGCTCTGGTACCTGAAGCCGTAGCATTCGCCTTTGTTGCAGGCGTTGACCCAATGGTTGGTCTTTACGCAGCATTCATCGTAGGTTTAATCACTTCTGTCTTCGGCGGTCGTCCAGGTATGATTTCTGGTGCAACTGGCGCAATGGCTGTAGTAATGGTGAGCCTAGTAGCAACCCACGGCGTTCAATACCTCTTTGCGGCAGTTATGCTGGCTGGCCTTCTGCAAATTGCAGCAGGTGTATTCAAGCTAGGTAAGTTCATCCGTATCGTTCCGCACCCGGTAATGATTGGTTTCGTGAACGGTTTAGCGATCGTTATCTTCTTAGCACAGCTTGGGCAATTTAAAGCACCAGACGTAACAGGTGCATTAACTTGGCTACCAAGCGGTCAAATGACACTGATGTTAGGCTTAGTTGCTCTAACAATGGGTATCATCCACTTCCTGCCTAAACTAACAACTGCAGTACCATCTTCACTGGTTGCTATTGTTACGGTTACGGCTTTGGTTGTTGGCCTTGATCTTGAAACTCGTACTGTTGTTGATTTCCTACGCACTATGTCTGGTGACGAAGCTGCAACACTTGCCGGCTCTCTACCAACGTTCTCTATTCCTGCTGTTCCGGTTTCTTTCGAGACGCTACAAATCATCCTGCCATACGCAATTATCCTTGCGGCTATCGGCTTGATTGAGTCTCTACTGACACTAACGGTACTAGACGAAATGACAAACACTCGTGGTCAATCTAACCGTGAATGTGTAGGTCAAGGTATGGCTAACGTAACGTGTTCAGTTTTTGGCGCGATGGGTGGTTGTGCGATGATCGGTCAATCGATGATCAACGTAAACTCGGGTGGTCGTGGTCGTCTTTCAGGTATCGTAGCTGCAGTTGCACTACTGATGTTCATCCTGTTCGGCTCTGCGCTTATCGAAATGATTCCTCTAGCAGCGCTAGTGGGTGTTATGTTTATGGTTGTTATCGGTACGTTTGAATGGGCAACGTTCAAACTGGCTCGTCGCGTTCCTAAACAAGACTTCTTCGTTATCGTCCTTGTAACAGTAGTAACTGTACTAACAGACCTAGCGGTCGCGGTTGGTGTGGGTGTTGTTGCTTCTGCACTAATGTTTGCGTGGCAACATGCTAAGCACATCTACGCAGACACATCAGTAAACGCAGAAGGCTCAAAAGAGTACAAAGTTAACGGTCCAATCTTCTTTGGTTCAACCGCTAACTTCCTTGAGTTGTTTGACTCATACAACGATCCACAAGATGTTATCGTTGACTTTGCAAACTCACGCGTTACTGACCACTCAGCAATTGAAGCAATCGACACGATTGCCGACCGTTACGCTGCTCTGGGTAAAACTCTTCACCTTCGTCACCTAAGCCAAGACTGTGTTGCTATGCTGCACAAAGCGGGTAGCCTAGTTGAAGCGAACGTTGCAGAAGACCCTATCTACAAAGTAATGTCTAAGTAA
- a CDS encoding low molecular weight protein-tyrosine-phosphatase: MKKILVVCMGNICRSPTGEAVLRKKANQLEVDVIVDSAGTIGFHQGNPPDSRSKSAGEKRGYSFKGITSRKVVMNDFEEFDLILAADKANLDDLMNQCPAHLQYKIALFLSFGESQYQEIPDPYYGEGNGFELVLDLIEESSEAILRSI; this comes from the coding sequence ATGAAGAAGATACTCGTTGTTTGTATGGGTAATATTTGTCGCTCGCCAACAGGTGAAGCGGTATTAAGGAAGAAGGCTAATCAGCTAGAAGTGGATGTTATTGTAGATTCTGCAGGGACGATTGGCTTTCATCAAGGCAACCCACCAGACTCTCGTTCAAAGTCAGCAGGTGAGAAACGTGGTTACAGCTTCAAAGGTATTACGTCACGCAAAGTCGTGATGAATGACTTTGAAGAGTTTGATCTAATACTCGCAGCTGATAAGGCGAATTTAGATGATTTAATGAACCAGTGCCCGGCTCATCTGCAATACAAGATTGCACTGTTTTTGAGTTTTGGAGAGTCGCAGTATCAAGAGATACCTGATCCGTATTATGGCGAAGGGAATGGTTTTGAGTTGGTTTTGGACCTAATTGAAGAGTCTAGCGAAGCGATATTGCGCTCTATTTAA
- the cobO gene encoding cob(I)yrinic acid a,c-diamide adenosyltransferase — MSTEDNKEQRHKARQQKVKEQVDARIAAAQEVKGLLLVITGNGKGKSTSGFGTITRAVGHGKKCAVAQFVKGTWDNGEKNVLQKLDVEFQVMGTGFTWETQDKTKDIEAAQRIWKECQRMLADESIDVILFDELTYMVSYGYIELDEVVEALNNRPKMQSVIITGRGAHRTLTEMADTVSEVRNVKHAFESGVKALQGVDW; from the coding sequence ATGTCGACTGAAGACAACAAAGAACAACGCCATAAAGCAAGGCAACAGAAAGTAAAAGAACAAGTCGATGCACGTATCGCAGCCGCGCAAGAAGTGAAAGGCCTGTTATTAGTTATCACTGGTAACGGTAAAGGTAAATCAACATCTGGATTTGGCACCATCACTCGTGCCGTCGGTCACGGTAAGAAATGTGCCGTCGCTCAGTTTGTTAAAGGTACTTGGGATAACGGCGAAAAGAACGTTCTCCAAAAACTGGATGTTGAATTCCAAGTCATGGGAACTGGTTTTACATGGGAAACCCAAGACAAAACAAAAGATATTGAAGCCGCACAACGTATCTGGAAAGAATGTCAGCGTATGCTGGCTGATGAGTCCATTGATGTAATTCTGTTTGATGAGCTGACTTATATGGTGAGTTATGGCTACATCGAGTTAGATGAAGTGGTAGAGGCTCTCAACAATCGTCCGAAAATGCAATCGGTGATCATTACCGGTCGTGGTGCACACCGTACTCTTACGGAGATGGCGGATACTGTATCTGAAGTTCGTAACGTGAAGCACGCTTTCGAATCGGGTGTGAAAGCACTGCAAGGTGTCGACTGGTAA